Below is a window of Planktothrix tepida PCC 9214 DNA.
TAAATCAGACTGATTAATGTTGGCGATGCTACTCTGAAAAATCGGTTTCTGAATGTTCCCCTTGATTAAACCAGAGTAACCGAATTCCTAAAACTCCAAACCCAATAGCAGCAGCAATTTTAACAAGATGGGTCGGTAAAACTTCTGCAACCCCTTGTCCCACCATGACTCCTAAAAAACTTGCTAATAATAGGGCTGCGGCTGTACCCAAAAAGATCGGACGGGGGGATTTTGTACTTCCACTTAAAGCGATCGCTGCTACTTGACTTTTATCCCCTAATTCTGATAAAAAAACCGTGATAAAACTCAATCCTAATAATTGAAAATCCATAGATTTATTCTAATTTTATGAGTGTAAAACTTCCCAAATTAATAATGCAGAAATCAATAATAAACTGCTTCCGGCTGCCCGTTCCAAGGTTCGGGGAGAGATGCGTGTAGCTAACCATTGACCCAGTAAAACCCCTAATAAACTGGTTAATACTAAGGCACTTCCTGCACCTGCAAAAACAATCCAAGGCGCATGAGATTCTGCCGTCATTAATAAAGTCGTGAGTTGGGTTTTATCTCCAATTTCTGCTAAAAAAATAGTAATAAAAGTGGAAACAAAAATTTTCCAAGTCTTGGGACTGACTAAATTTTGAAAGGGATTGGTCTTTTTGGCAGAACTAGCGGATGTAGTCAGTCGGTCTTCCTGAACGTTAACAAGGATAGGGGATGAACTCATAGGTTGAGGGTCGGGGTATTGAGCAAGACTATATCATAATCTTTTCATATTTTCCCCAATCCCGCAATAGACAAACGAGGAACGCTTTTCGGGTTAGCACTCAACTGCTTGATTAAAACGCTCCATTTCCGGGGAAGAATCCCCATACACCCCTTCAATTTGTTGTTGACAACAATCAATGGCAAAATCGTTTAACTCTTCCGGTTCGATGCCATATAATTCTTGAAAAACATCCGGTTGTACCCGACAAAATCGAGGGCGTTGATCATAGATTTTGCATTCTCTGGCTTCCGCATCAAAATGAATGCACCATCCATCTTCCCCGACTAAACTTAAATACAGTTGTAAGTTCTCTGGGGTTAAATACTTTTCTAAGTCAGGACGTTCGCCAGGGTCGAGATGACAGCACGCCCCACATTGTTTTACACAAAGCCAATTTGCCATTATTCCGGTTTTGATTCAGAAGGAGAATTAGAGTCCGTTGGTTTTTGGGCTGCGGCTTTTAAATCTGGGTTGGGAGGATGGGGACGAACCAAAGCCGGAGGGGTGGTTTCCTCAGCTTCAGTGACTTCGGCGGACGTTTCAGGTTCGGACACTATAATAATTTCCTCAACGGTTTCTGAGTCTGCGACATCGACAACCACAGATTCCTGGGTGTCTTCAATAATAAGATTCACCTGTTCTGCGGTAATTTCAACTACAACTTCCACCTGGGGTGTCGAAATTTGTTCAAAGGGTGAAGGTGTGGGTTTCTCAACGGTTTCCGTCGCTTCTGGTTCTGTTGAGGGTTCGGTTTCAATTCCAACAACTTCTGCAACATTAGGGGTTGAAGAAACCGTTGTTTCTATATCTTCAAATTCTGCAAATTCTGAGGCTACAGAATCAGCCTGACTCGATGGCGTTGATTCCACAACCGTTGAAGTCGAGGGCGCAGAATCAGGTTTAGAAGATTTAGCTGTAGTTGTCGGTTTCGGGGTTTTGACTTTGCGTTTTTTATTGAATAATCCTGTTAAGTTACCAACCCAACCCGATACCATTCCAGCAATTTCTGGGATAGATTTCTGGGGTTTAGCAACGGTTTTTGACGGCGTTTTTCCTGAAGAAATCGGGGTTTTTTCCTTTGTTTTCTGAGGTGTTTCTACCGGGGAGGGAGTTGGTTCAACACTGGGGGGAACTGCGATTTCCTCAACAGAAACTTCTGCTTCGGGAGTGACAGCAGAAATCGGGGGTTCCTCTACAACGATATCATCCTGAACTGCTGCGACATCAGGAGCGGTTGCAATGATTTCTGGTTCAGGTTTGGGTTCCCCTCGGGTTTCTACAGGGGGTTCAGGAATAACAGGATTAATTTTAGATGCAGGTTGAGGAGGATTAACAATATTGACCGGGGGTTTAGATTGAGGTGAAATCACCGGAGGTTGAGGACTTAAAAAGCTGTTGAGTCGTTCTTTAACATCCGCCGGAATGGGGGTTTGTTGGGCTACAGGGGTTCCGGCTCGGCGTAGCATCAGAGCTTCCCATCCAAACCAAACTAATAATGATACACTCGCCACTTGGCCTAAAAGCACGGCCCCTGTAATTCGTCCAGCACAGGCCCAGAGCACCAGTGCATAAAACAATCCGACTCCACTCCAGACAAAATCACTTTTGCGGTGAACTTCTGGAAAGAAGAAGGCCGCCATATAAAGGGCAAAACTTCCTAAACCCACTGCGATCGCTAGGATATACGCCAGCATTTTTCCCTCCCACTCTATCAAGGAACCTGTTATGGAGTTATTTTACCGTTAACTGTTAACGGTTAACAGAATCTAGGGAATGGTGTTGGCTGTAGGCAGTTAACAGCCACTGTCCATTGTCAATGGAAACCTGTTGTGATTTGAATCACCAATTTTATGTGAATTATATCATAAATACAGATTGTACGGAATCATACAGACAGGATGTGTTGTCTTATTACTATAGATATAGGTAGAGAATAGGGTGCGATCAGAAAGTGATTTAGGGGGGAGTTAATCATGTTAGAAAAATTATTGTTAGCCGCTTTTGTGACCTTGGCTCTTCATTTACAGTTTGGTGTCAACTGGTTAAGCTCTAAACCAGCATCCACAACAGGTGTCGCACTGCAAATCGATATGGGAAGAATTGTTCTGTCCCAAAAAATTATTAAGTAGAGTCTGTTGGGAGAAACTTTAGCTCCAGATAAAAAGATGCCTCTATTGCTCAATTGAGGTTCCCTAAAAACTAAGTGAATTTGCATGAATTTTTTCTCATCAACCCTTCATCGCTCGTTCACCTTCAAGGGTTACTATCATCAATAGAGTTCGTGATTGTTGCATCTATCTTTACTATTACTGGAGTTTTAGTTAACCATGTTTTCCTCCGATTGGAAAGCTCATCGGAATCCATCTCCTACTCCAGATAATCCTAAACTCGTTCGATTAACCAGTGATGTTGAATGGATTCAATTAATTGAAAATGCAATATCAGATAATCGTTGTGCTTTATATCTTCAGGATGTTATTTCTTTAGCAGAACCTGATTCTCGACGATATTATGAAGTTTCTGTACGATTATTTGATCCCAATGGTCGGGTGATTCCTCCCTCAGTTTTTCTTCCGGTGGCGGAACGATATTATTTACTACCTGATCTGGATCGTTGGTTGGT
It encodes the following:
- a CDS encoding TMEM165/GDT1 family protein, with translation MDFQLLGLSFITVFLSELGDKSQVAAIALSGSTKSPRPIFLGTAAALLLASFLGVMVGQGVAEVLPTHLVKIAAAIGFGVLGIRLLWFNQGEHSETDFSE
- a CDS encoding TMEM165/GDT1 family protein, coding for MSSSPILVNVQEDRLTTSASSAKKTNPFQNLVSPKTWKIFVSTFITIFLAEIGDKTQLTTLLMTAESHAPWIVFAGAGSALVLTSLLGVLLGQWLATRISPRTLERAAGSSLLLISALLIWEVLHS
- a CDS encoding YkgJ family cysteine cluster protein — translated: MANWLCVKQCGACCHLDPGERPDLEKYLTPENLQLYLSLVGEDGWCIHFDAEARECKIYDQRPRFCRVQPDVFQELYGIEPEELNDFAIDCCQQQIEGVYGDSSPEMERFNQAVEC
- a CDS encoding Ycf66 family protein, with the protein product MLAYILAIAVGLGSFALYMAAFFFPEVHRKSDFVWSGVGLFYALVLWACAGRITGAVLLGQVASVSLLVWFGWEALMLRRAGTPVAQQTPIPADVKERLNSFLSPQPPVISPQSKPPVNIVNPPQPASKINPVIPEPPVETRGEPKPEPEIIATAPDVAAVQDDIVVEEPPISAVTPEAEVSVEEIAVPPSVEPTPSPVETPQKTKEKTPISSGKTPSKTVAKPQKSIPEIAGMVSGWVGNLTGLFNKKRKVKTPKPTTTAKSSKPDSAPSTSTVVESTPSSQADSVASEFAEFEDIETTVSSTPNVAEVVGIETEPSTEPEATETVEKPTPSPFEQISTPQVEVVVEITAEQVNLIIEDTQESVVVDVADSETVEEIIIVSEPETSAEVTEAEETTPPALVRPHPPNPDLKAAAQKPTDSNSPSESKPE